A stretch of DNA from Natrinema halophilum:
GATCACGAAGTGCTGAAGATCGTCGCTGAACAGCCGAACCTGCAGGGCGAACCTCGCCGTATCGGTGACATTCTCGATTGACTGTTTTCGAGGCGCGTACGGGCACGTATTTCGACGTTAATAAACGACATGCAACAGGGCGAATACGACGATCCCGAGTGAAAACGAGATGAGCCACAGCGTCGCCGCGATTCGGCCGACTCGAGCGTGAGCCGTTCGACGAAGGTCGGCGATCGAGCGAGAAAACGCCAGCAGGAGCACGTAGTACAGCAGCGGGATGCAAATGATCGCGAGGAGGATGTGCACCGCCAATAGCGGAATGTAGACGAACTGGTAGACCATATCGGGGCCGGGAAACGGCTGGGGACCGCCGGTCGCGGTGAGCCGGTAGAGGTAGAGCGTGAGAAAGCCCACGAACAGGCCGAACGAGGTGAGCATCGCTACCCTGTGGCGGTCGACGTCGCCGCGTCGGATCGCCCGCCAGCCCACCATGATCGACCCGATTGCGGCACCGCTAAGCAAGGCGTTGACGAGCGGAATCGTCTCGAGGACCCACTCCGGAGCCACGGGCACACTCGAGGGCGGGATTCGACCACCCGCGGCTGCGAAAACCACCGCCAGCGACACCACGCTCAACACGCCGGTGAGAAGGCGCACGCGCTCTCGAGGGACGTATTCCATGTGTGTCCGTTCGAGCGCAGCGGGAAAGTGATTGCTCTCCGTGTCCGTGTCAGGATGCAGTCTCCCGGATTCGGTGAACAAGCGGGCGCCGCGGGTCGTCTCAACTCGGTTTGCGGGGGTGACAGACGAACCCCTGTGGAGTTGAAGCTCGAGACCCATCGAGAGCTGTGGCCACCGCCAACTATCATCCTCAGCAAAACGAATACAGGATAACTACTGACCAGGGACAGCCACACACAAATACGCCAAAAAAATGTTTGTCTCTAAATAGCAAATGATAAGAAAATGTATCGACGACAGGCTCTCTCTCCGCTGGCGTTCCTGTTTGGGGCTGTCGAAAACTGTCCACTACGGCTGAGACGGACTATCGAATCAGAGCCGACGAATGGACACTCACGGATATTGAATCTGTGATGCAGGTGTCGCCCATATCGTCCCCCGTAGCGAACGTTATCGACGAGGCGAGTCGGCCAGAAAACGAAAATGGCGCCTCTCTGACCGTCACTCGTGAGAAATGGGACACGGGACTAGAGCCGTTTTGTGAGTGTGACGCCTCGAAGATCACTCCAAACGGTCCCAAGTTCGAACGCACCTACTACGTCCGGCAATCCGGACAAATATATGAAATCCAGTTCCGGATTCGCAGCGAACACTGACGGGATCTCGGTTTTCACGGGGCGGTACTCACTTACCGTTCCCTGGCTCTCCCCGTTCTTCTTGCCGTTACCGCTATTTTTCATGTGTGGCTGGAATTGGTCGATATGCGCCTCGATCATTGCGAGTTTTCCGGCCTTTAGGTGCGTGTGAGGTACCGTATTCCTCTTCGACACTTGTAGCCGTCTTCATTGTAGACCTTGCCAGACCCTTTGATTCGGCGGGCACTGCCTAGTTTAGCACCTCCGCTGGCGTTTGTCCGTTGAGTGATTGGTGCGGTCGTTATGTGTTATAATAGTGTACAAACTATTCAAGCCATTCTCTGACACTCGCCCGACTGCCCACGATCGTGTTTCTCGGTCAATTCATGCAGGAACGCAGCGGCTGGATCGGTTCCCCGTCGTCCGAAGACTGCGACATCAAGAATCAACCGTGACTCTACGTCTATTGCAGCGTACACCCAAGATCAGTTGCCGTTGATCTTGACAGCGGTCTCATTAATGGCGACCTGCGACAGCGAAGCCGTCCTCAGAACGCTTCGCGTTCTGATGGGCCACACGAGAGTGCAACTCTCGTGGACGGCGGCGGGTCTGACATGCTGTCAGCTAGCCGATGTACCCAGTGCCAGGTTGCTTGATGAGACCGTTCGACGCCGATCAAGCGGAGAATCGCTCGTGTCTCTCGAAGCGAACAGCCGGTCGCGTGGAGGCGGACGGCGAATACCCTGACGGGTGTCGCCGTCCGCTCACGCTCTCAAGATTCATCAAATTCCGCCGCATCGCACTCGCTGAGCAGGTCTGCGAGCTGCATGGCCAAACTAGCTCTACGACCTGCTCGCTTCTCAAACCGCGCTAACTAGATGATGCCCGTGAGTTCTACTTTCCTGCATTCCGATTGGTCGGGGCTCGTTCAATCGGTGATTCCCAGAGCAGTAGTATGAGTGAACCAACGACCAGTACACCACCAGCGACTGATAGCGCAATCAATGGTGACACAGCATCCGAAATCATACCACTCCCGAGTTGGAACGGAATTACAGTGAGCGCACTGACCATCGCCATGGCGCTCAATACGGTCGCGCGACCCAGTGTCTCAATGCGGTCGTTAATGTATTGTCCAGCGAGTACTCGCGTCGGTTCGACGGAAGTCCACCCGACGAATAATGCAACGATCGCTATTGGCGGTACAAACGCCATCGCCATCAATAGCCCGCCAACGACCAGTGGCACGCCAACGAACCACCGACGGAGTCCAATTCTGTCTCGAACGAGACTGATCCGGTAACTGATCGCCGCAGAGGCGAGATTGATCGCCGCATAGTAAATCCCCAAAAGCGTCTCGACGTCCTCCGTTGAGATGATGATTGTGTACGGGTCGCTTCGATCGAGGCGAGGGAGAGCCACCGTTAAATTCATATTCAGATCAGTCAGCACGGACTCGAATACCGGTTGTAAAAAGATGAACACGAGATAGGTGACTGCTGAAAATAGCACGAAGTAGTATACGATGAACGACCGAAGGCGACGCTGACCGATTGTCTGCGTAACAACGTCGCGCGCCTCTCGGAGACCCATCTCACTTGAACCGCTCTCCTCGTACGTCGTGGGCTCGTCCAGCGTAACAATCACGAGAAGTCCGATTCCAGTGAAAAACGCGGCCACAAGAAACGGATATGTGAAATCGAGTCCGCCGAGGTACCCGCCGACGAGTGACGCGCCGACACCAACTGTCAATGCAATCGACTCACCGCGTCCGCGCACGTGAGAAAACTCACCGCTTGCAGAAACATCTGTGAGTGTTTCGTATACCCAAGCATCCTCTGTCCCTGAGCGGAAGTTGTAGCCAAACGACCAGCAGATGAACAGAACGGCGAATGCGACAAACGAACTCGCAAAAGCGATTCCGACTAACGTCGTCGTAATAAGAGCAGTCCCAACGAGGAGGCTATTCCGGCGCCCTATTCGATCTCCAACGTACCCCGTTGGTATCTCTCCAAGAACTGTCGTCACGTTATAGAGTGCCTCTATGACGACGATCTGTGTAAACGAGAGACCCTGTGAGAGAAAGTAGAGGTACATCACAGGCCGATAGAATTCAACCGCTTCCGTGGCCTTGAAAAGATAATATTTGGTTACCGACCGAGAAACCGTCATATTTGGAATTGCAATCGACTACATGATATTCCTATGGCTCATTCCAAATCAGACAGATCGGAACCCATTTCGTCAGATTCCAGATTACCGCCAGATCCGACTCGTCCATAGAGAGGATACAAGACGAACAACAACCCGATGGCAACGCTCGCTGTCTGAAGCGTTGCCGCGAAAGAAATCGAGAGGCCGAATTCACCGTAGAGAATACCCTCAGCTACGGCCCCAACGCTTATGAATGCAAAGCCGATGGCGACAAAGAGCATCGGTTCGCTCCCGAACCGCTGGTACGCCTGGAACCCCTTTAGAGAAATCATCAGACCGATTCCCATTGTCAGTATTTTCGCGATCACGAGGCCGCCGTGTAAACTCATATGTCGCTCATTCCCTCCATGAGTTTCGTAAAGCGACTGGCGGCATCATCGGAGGGATGCAACTGACATCCCAGTTCACCGTTCTCTATTTCGATGGTCAGACGTTCGATAGCTGCCTCATAGACAGTATAATGGTGACCATCCAAGGACGTCTTCGTTTGTTCGTGAAGGAAACCCAGATCGACAAGACGATTTACTCGCCGATAAATCGTAGAACGTGCGACGTCGAGTTCTCGACTCATTTCCTTTACACCTTTCGGTTCGGTACTCGTGACTCTGAGTATCTCTCTCGTATAGTTGTCCCCCAATAAATCGAAAACTGTCCCGAAACGAGTGGTTCCTCCCATATTCAGTTACAGAATAGAAGATAGAACATAAAATCATAGTATCTTTTGCGAACTCAGAAAATTGAAGTGATGGGGCGGATGGCGAGAACGCGTGTCACTGTATTCGTCTACAACTAGCTACACTCGATATCATTCCGAGGGCTTACTTCCGCTACGTAGTAAGGAAAACGGTCAAAATAGACATGATACGGCCATGGACTGACGTAATCAGGTCCATTTTCGTTGCCGATCATATCGAGGAATTCGAACCCTGCGTCTCGAAGTTGCCGCTTTTGGGACAGTGGATCGATAAAATACGTATCGGTATCCCCATATTTTCGTTTTTCTCGCTTGTAGCGTGACCCAACGGTCCCGTCTTGGATGGCACGCTGCCACCACTGCTTCATTTCTTGCCAACTCGCTCTATTGAACGGTTCGAGGGCAAAGAAGTTGAAATACCACGAGTTGTGGGAATTGAACGCTACTCGGCCGCCTGGTCGAAGCACACGCCGAATTTCTGCTAACGCCCTCAATCGTTGCTCTTCAGGCTGTAAATAATCGATTCCATTGAACGAAAACAACACATAATCAAACGAGCTGTCGGCAAAGGGGAGAGTCGCTGCGTCACCGAGTGCTAACGGAACATCCCTAAGATGCGCTCGGGCTCGATCGATCATCGGTTTGCTAACGTCTATCCCGGTGACAGTGTAACCCATTTCTACCAGTTCGTGTGTCGTCCGACCGGCACCACAACCAATGTCGAGGAGATGCCCATCTTGCTGGAAGTATTCGTCAATAACGGTACGTTCGTCTGCGAAAAGTCCGTCCTCGGCTAATTCTTCGTACGTGTTTACGGCATCTTCTGAAGAATACGTCTGAATATTATCTGACATACGCGTGCTATATTCCAATTTAGCGTGTATCTCAATACGATGCTCGATGATTTGTTGTTTGAGCAAACGTCTGAGAACGTTTAAATACGGGTTCATCGTCGGATCGATCAAGGATCGAATCTCTGGTCCGGAACGTTACAGCCACCCTCTATCGACCCCGTTTAACGTATCCCCGAACTACCTCAGACTCTTTTCAAATGCCTGGGACTGACCAGTCGGAGACACCAGTACCGACGCGAGAAAGGGGTCCATCACCGTCATCTCGCGTTGAATTCCGGCGGTATCCAAAAACTAGTGTCTCATCAAACAACTGGTCGAACTCTTCGTAGTACTGCATACGAAGCGCCGACGAAATGGCTACCAGCTATCCTCAAGTCGACGCAACGGGTCGCGATAGGCGGGATCGTCTGCTCCATCGATCCCGTCTCACAGATCGATCTTGCAGTGGTCGGCGTCGGATACGCCGGTTTACGGGTCTCGAGTATCCGCTTTCAAAACGCGAGTGTCGTCTGGAACATCCCGTTGCCGGCCGGGTAGATCAACGACTCGAACCCGCCGCCGGTGAATCGGGGGCCGTCGTCGGTCTCGAGACACTCGATCCGTTCGTCGTCGAGATCGTCGATCGGCGTCTAATCTCGATCAGCGCTATCGAGCGGATCGTATTCAGCCCCGAGGACTGATTCAATACGTCTGCTATTCGGGTGATCGCTATCGAACCTCGGGTGAGAGGCTGCTTTCCCAAGCAGGTCCTCAGTCGTATTCTCGCAGCCCTCGATTATGTGCGCCGCGGTGATGATCACGTCGGCAATGGTCGCGTTATCACGGAGGCTGGCTTCGAGTGTCTCAACCTCACCGCTTGGGCTACGCGGCCAGCGAACGCTCGCTGGCCGCGAATTCGAGAGCGAGGTGTGCAATGACGTTCAACGGCCATCATATTCGCGATGCCGGATGGCAGGTCTCGACAGTTGTTCGCCGCCGACGAATCGTAATGAAACGCCAGCCTATGCGGTACCCGATACAAAGGTCGCCCCTGGCGAACCGCAGTTTCTCATGTCGCTCGAGCGTCGACGTGAAAGAGCCGTTCGGACTCAAGGCCGGTGAATGACGACGGCTAAGGCCGAAACAGCCGAGCGAACGTTCACTCAGCAGCCGCCTGGTTATCCAACCTGACTGCTAATTCCAACTATTATCTATAAGTTTAATTACTTCCGTCGCTCCGCGTCGCTCCACGACGGCATTCGCGATTGGCGGTGGGAATCGCTCATCGGCGGACCTCGACGGGACAGCAACGCACTCCGCGAAGCAGTCGCTCGTCAATCGTATCGTCGGAAAGAATTATGCGTGGGTGATGTCCGCGAAGGGAAATCACCTGCATCGGGTATGGTGGAGATCGTCCACCTGTGCGATGCGTGGGACCGGATTTGAACCGGCGGACCCCTACGGGACAGCGCCCTCAACGCTGCGCCGTTGGCCTGGCTTGGCTACCCACGCTCGCGGTCTCTGTCTGCACTCAACCGTATCCAGCGTGATTATAAAAGCCCTTTCCTTTGGGTCGGTGACTGCGGTCGGATCGCAGACGGACTGGGTATCATGATACACCGGACAGTCTACTCACGACGTTTTCGTCCGATTGACGTCTACTCCGGTTGTGCCAACACTCGATATCCCAAACCGGCAGAGACACAAAGGTTTCAACGTTCGAGCGAAATTCCCATCTGATGCCGATATCTCCAGGGCGAATGCGCGCGCTCGCAGGCGCGATCGCGGTCATGGGGATAGTGGCTGCGGGTCTCTTCGTCTCGCCGTCGACGATGCTCGACATGGTCGATTCGATGGCAGCAGATCCGTTTACGTTTGGGCTCGTCGTCACGGGTCTCTATCTCGTGCGACCGCTGTTGGCCTGGCCGACGACGCCGCTTGCCGTCGTCGTCGGTTACGGCTTCGGCGTCGCCGTCGGTCTCCCGGTTGCACTCGCCGGCGTCGTCACGACCGTTCTACCGGTCTTTTTCGCCGTCCGCTGGCTCGCAGTGGACGATGGAACGAACGACGGCGGGCTCTTCGAACGGACCGGTGATACCGTATCGCGCTATTACGACGCGACGGGACCGCTTCGCGGAGTCACCGCCTCCCGTTTGGCACCGATCCCGTCGGACGTCGCGACGTGTGCCGCAGCGGTGAGCGACGTCGAACCCCGTCACCTGCTGATCGGGACGGCTATCGGCGAATTACCGTGGACGACCGCGGCAGTCGTCGTCGGCGCATCGGCCGCGACGATTACCTCGAGCGGACTGGGTGAACTCGGCCTCGCGCTCTCGGTCGTCTGTGCCGTCGCCGCCGGACTCCTGCTCGCCGGCCCCCTGTACCGAGCGATTCGGACACAGAACCGTCGGCGAACGAACCGAACGAAGCAAACAGGGATAACGGAACAAACGAGGCGAACGAGACAGCCCACGCAAACAGAGCGAACCGAGAAAACGGACGAGCCGAGTCACTGACTCGGCAATTCTTCATCGTCGAGGTCTTGAACCAGCGAATCGCTCAACTCCTTTAGATCCGATTCGAGTTGCTGGTAGGCTTCGGTATCCGTCAGTTCGTCGACGGAATGTTCGTCTTCGAGAGTCTCCATCTTGTTCGAGATCGACTCGAGTTCCCGACGGCCGTCGTCGCCGTAGCGCGATTGAACCCGAAGATTTTCGATGATTCGGGTCAACTGCGCTTGCGTCACGGGTTTCGTCACGTAATCGTCGATATCCAGTTCGACGATGTCCAGCCCCGGGTCGACCGCAGTCACCATGATCACCCAGCAGTCGTATCCCGCCGCGCGAATCTCCTCGAGAACCCGATCTCCGGTGATGTCGGGCATGTGCCTGTCGAGCAGGACCACATCGATCGAATCGCTGACTTCCTCGAGCGCGGTGTGGCCGTCGTAGGCGGTCACTACCTCGTAATCTTCGCCGACCCACATCGCATAGAGATCAGCAAGTTGCCGTTCATCATCGACGACGAGGATCGTCGGTTGCGCAGACATAGAGATCTTATTCGAGACCACAGACCCCCGTTATGTAGGGGTTCCGGCCGACTCACTGCTCGAGTCGAACGCCGAATGGTCCTCCATCCCGGGAAAACAGCGATCTCAGCGGAATGGATCGCTGCAATCGATGATGACTCCGTGTTGCGGACAGACGTACTTGCAGTGACGTTTGAACATCGGCGCCTCGCAGTGGGGACAGCGTGGGCCGCCGACCGATCGGTCACTCGAACCGTCCACATCCGCACTACCACCGGAGCCGTCCACATCCGTACTACCACCGGAGCCGTCCGCGTCGTCGGCAGTCATACGAAATCGTTCTTTCCGACGTATGCTAAGTGTGGGGTTTCCACCGGTTCTGCGGAGCGGAATCGAGACGAGAAAACGCGACGAAGACGGGATCAGTCAGCGCTTAGCACTCGCTCCAACCGCAGGATTCGCAGGTCTTGCACCCTTCGGAGAAGTAAAGCGACATCGAGCCACAGTCGGGGCATTCCGGTGACTCGCCGGCGTCGATGAGATCCTGCGTCGTGTCGTCGGTAGCATCTGCAGACGTGCCGTCTTCTACGGCCGCGGCACCGCCGTCGGTCTCGTGGCCCTCGTACTCGGCGATGTCAGCGTCGGCGGATTCCTCGAGTGTCTGTTGTTTCGGGTACGGCTTGTCGATTTCGTTCTCGAGGTACCGACGCATCGCAGTCCCAATCGCGTCGGGAATGGACTGAATCTGTTCGCCCTTGTCCCAGGCGACCTTTGGACTCCGCGTGCCACAGAGTTCGTCGACGATCTCCTCGGGGTCGACGCCGGAGCGAAGCGAGGTCGAGATGACCTTCGCGAGCGCCTCGGTAAAGGAGTTCGTGAAGCCACCGGAGTGGCCGATGTTCGCGAACAGTTCGAACGGCTGGCCGGTTTCTGGATCTTCGTTGATCGTCACGTAGATCTTCCCGTAGCCGGTGTCGATGCGCTGGCTGACGCCCTGGAGGGCGTCGGGCCGCTCGCGCTTCTCTGTAAAGTCGACCTGAGCGGGTTCGGCGTCGCCGAGCAGTGATCCGACGTCCTCCTCGAGGACGTCCCGGACGGACTCGCTCTCGAGGAATCGCTCGAGTCCGCCGAAGATATCGTCGATCTGCTCGACCAGCGCCTGGGCGGCCTCGGTCTCGTCGGCGAAGTCGGCGTTGTCCGCACGCGTCGTCAGCACCTGCTTCGAGCGGGTGCCGTCGCGGTAGTAGGTGACGCCCTTCCCGCCCTGCTCGTAAACCCATTCGAAGACTTCCTTGGCATCCTCGAGCGTGGAGTCGTTCGGCGCGTTGACGGTCTTCGAAATGGCCGAGTCGACGCCGTTCTGGCAGGCACACTGCACCGCGGCGTGCTGTTTCGCGGTGAGGTCGCTGGTGATGACGAACAGTTCGCCGATCGCGTTCGGTACGGTCGAGAGGCCTTCGACACCGTCGAACTGGTTCGTCGCCATCTGCTCCTGGGCCTCCTCTTTGACGGCGTCGACGTCGATGTCGTTCGCCTCGAGGGTGCGCAGGAAGTAGTCGTCGAACTCGACTAGCATCTCGTCGCCCTGCACGTCGTCGGTGACGTTCTTGTAGTAGGCGACGTTGTAGATGGGCTCACAGCCGCCGGTCGTGTTGCCGACCATGGAGGTCGTACCGGTGGGTGCGATGGTCGTGACGTTGTGGTTGCGAATCGGGAAGCCGCCTTCCCAGTCGTCGGCGTCCTCGCCGGTCTGTTTCTCGAACCACTCGCGGTACTCTGTCGGGGACGCATACTTCGAGTCGTCCCAGTCGTTGAACGAGCCGCGCTCCGTGGCGAGTTCGTGGCTCGTGGCCTTTGCACCGTGGTTGATGTGGGTCAGCAGCTGGCGGGCGACTTCGTTTCCTTCGTCGCTGCCGTACTTGATGCCGAG
This window harbors:
- a CDS encoding TVP38/TMEM64 family protein — its product is MPISPGRMRALAGAIAVMGIVAAGLFVSPSTMLDMVDSMAADPFTFGLVVTGLYLVRPLLAWPTTPLAVVVGYGFGVAVGLPVALAGVVTTVLPVFFAVRWLAVDDGTNDGGLFERTGDTVSRYYDATGPLRGVTASRLAPIPSDVATCAAAVSDVEPRHLLIGTAIGELPWTTAAVVVGASAATITSSGLGELGLALSVVCAVAAGLLLAGPLYRAIRTQNRRRTNRTKQTGITEQTRRTRQPTQTERTEKTDEPSH
- a CDS encoding response regulator — protein: MSAQPTILVVDDERQLADLYAMWVGEDYEVVTAYDGHTALEEVSDSIDVVLLDRHMPDITGDRVLEEIRAAGYDCWVIMVTAVDPGLDIVELDIDDYVTKPVTQAQLTRIIENLRVQSRYGDDGRRELESISNKMETLEDEHSVDELTDTEAYQQLESDLKELSDSLVQDLDDEELPSQ
- a CDS encoding winged helix-turn-helix domain-containing protein: MGGTTRFGTVFDLLGDNYTREILRVTSTEPKGVKEMSRELDVARSTIYRRVNRLVDLGFLHEQTKTSLDGHHYTVYEAAIERLTIEIENGELGCQLHPSDDAASRFTKLMEGMSDI
- a CDS encoding MFS transporter — translated: MTVSRSVTKYYLFKATEAVEFYRPVMYLYFLSQGLSFTQIVVIEALYNVTTVLGEIPTGYVGDRIGRRNSLLVGTALITTTLVGIAFASSFVAFAVLFICWSFGYNFRSGTEDAWVYETLTDVSASGEFSHVRGRGESIALTVGVGASLVGGYLGGLDFTYPFLVAAFFTGIGLLVIVTLDEPTTYEESGSSEMGLREARDVVTQTIGQRRLRSFIVYYFVLFSAVTYLVFIFLQPVFESVLTDLNMNLTVALPRLDRSDPYTIIISTEDVETLLGIYYAAINLASAAISYRISLVRDRIGLRRWFVGVPLVVGGLLMAMAFVPPIAIVALFVGWTSVEPTRVLAGQYINDRIETLGRATVLSAMAMVSALTVIPFQLGSGMISDAVSPLIALSVAGGVLVVGSLILLLWESPIERAPTNRNAGK
- a CDS encoding HVO_2523 family zinc finger protein, which translates into the protein MTADDADGSGGSTDVDGSGGSADVDGSSDRSVGGPRCPHCEAPMFKRHCKYVCPQHGVIIDCSDPFR
- a CDS encoding class I SAM-dependent methyltransferase; the encoded protein is MIDPTMNPYLNVLRRLLKQQIIEHRIEIHAKLEYSTRMSDNIQTYSSEDAVNTYEELAEDGLFADERTVIDEYFQQDGHLLDIGCGAGRTTHELVEMGYTVTGIDVSKPMIDRARAHLRDVPLALGDAATLPFADSSFDYVLFSFNGIDYLQPEEQRLRALAEIRRVLRPGGRVAFNSHNSWYFNFFALEPFNRASWQEMKQWWQRAIQDGTVGSRYKREKRKYGDTDTYFIDPLSQKRQLRDAGFEFLDMIGNENGPDYVSPWPYHVYFDRFPYYVAEVSPRNDIECS
- a CDS encoding DUF420 domain-containing protein, translating into MEYVPRERVRLLTGVLSVVSLAVVFAAAGGRIPPSSVPVAPEWVLETIPLVNALLSGAAIGSIMVGWRAIRRGDVDRHRVAMLTSFGLFVGFLTLYLYRLTATGGPQPFPGPDMVYQFVYIPLLAVHILLAIICIPLLYYVLLLAFSRSIADLRRTAHARVGRIAATLWLISFSLGIVVFALLHVVY
- a CDS encoding DUF7521 family protein translates to MSLHGGLVIAKILTMGIGLMISLKGFQAYQRFGSEPMLFVAIGFAFISVGAVAEGILYGEFGLSISFAATLQTASVAIGLLFVLYPLYGRVGSGGNLESDEMGSDLSDLE